A portion of the Terriglobales bacterium genome contains these proteins:
- a CDS encoding helix-turn-helix transcriptional regulator, with protein MNIGETIRNYRLQKGMSQGDIEKRTGLLRCYLSRVENGHTIPSLDTLAKIASAMDVPLAHFFADRHHAPSKNGKDLPQWTEDEVKFLAQFRRYSGNLNDSDRKLVLAMVKKLATGAGR; from the coding sequence ATGAACATTGGTGAGACGATCCGCAATTATCGCCTGCAGAAGGGCATGTCGCAGGGCGATATCGAAAAACGTACTGGGTTGCTGCGCTGCTATCTGTCGCGCGTAGAGAACGGCCACACCATCCCCTCGCTCGACACGCTCGCCAAAATCGCTTCCGCCATGGACGTCCCGCTGGCGCACTTCTTCGCCGATCGCCACCATGCGCCCTCCAAAAACGGCAAAGATCTTCCGCAGTGGACGGAAGACGAAGTAAAGTTCCTCGCCCAGTTCCGCCGCTACTCCGGCAACCTGAACGACAGCGATCGTAAGCTGGTGTTGGCGATGGTCAAGAAGTTAGCGACCGGGGCGGGAAGGTAA
- the gltX gene encoding glutamate--tRNA ligase translates to MASSGKVRVRFAPSPTGLLHVGNARTALFNWLFARQKKGVHVLRIEDTDVERSEARFEAQLLDDLRWLGIDWDEGPDVGGHFGPYRQSDRMDIYQRYAERLLEEGKAYLCFCTAEELERERREAAEKHLPQVYSGKCRHCDPVEAKRRRESGEPAAIRLKIPEHPIHFHDIVRGDVTFDNESVSDPIIVRSSGVPVYNYVVVVDDAEMKITHVIRGDDHLSNTPKQVALYEALGFPVPEFAHLSTILGPDRERLSKRHGATSISQFREMGILPEALVNYLALLGWAPTGGTRETFTPRELIKEFSLERVTPSPAVFDFEKLYWLNRHYIKAADAQRIVALSLPYFSKSGLVPEEPSAELREWIEKVIALLVPYVDRLDQLTDKAKLLFEYDASHAVSAEDNQPLLTSDVGRKVVSAFQAEVHASSNGFSAESFKALINRIKEGTGAKGKELFHPIRIVLTGSHSGPDFDRVIPLIETGSHLNLPRHVMSVRERAEAFQRAWQQ, encoded by the coding sequence GTGGCCTCTTCCGGCAAAGTTCGCGTTCGATTTGCGCCTTCACCGACCGGTTTGTTGCACGTCGGCAATGCGCGCACGGCGCTCTTTAATTGGCTGTTTGCACGACAGAAAAAGGGCGTTCACGTTCTGCGAATCGAAGACACGGATGTAGAACGCAGCGAAGCCCGTTTTGAAGCTCAGCTCCTGGATGATCTGCGCTGGCTGGGTATCGACTGGGACGAAGGACCTGACGTCGGCGGCCACTTTGGGCCATATCGGCAGAGCGATCGAATGGACATTTACCAGCGCTATGCTGAGCGATTGCTCGAAGAAGGCAAAGCTTATCTCTGCTTCTGCACGGCTGAGGAACTTGAGCGCGAGCGTCGCGAAGCCGCCGAGAAGCACCTCCCCCAGGTGTACTCAGGAAAGTGCCGGCACTGCGATCCGGTAGAAGCGAAGCGCCGCCGCGAGAGTGGCGAGCCTGCGGCCATTCGCCTGAAGATTCCAGAGCACCCGATCCATTTTCACGACATCGTTCGCGGCGACGTAACTTTCGACAATGAATCGGTGAGCGATCCCATTATCGTGCGTTCGTCGGGTGTGCCGGTTTACAACTACGTCGTGGTGGTAGACGACGCCGAAATGAAGATCACGCATGTGATCCGCGGCGATGACCACCTGTCGAACACTCCCAAGCAGGTGGCGCTCTATGAAGCGCTGGGATTCCCAGTTCCGGAATTTGCGCACCTTTCCACGATACTCGGTCCCGACCGCGAGCGTCTTTCAAAGCGGCATGGCGCAACCTCGATTTCGCAATTCCGCGAGATGGGAATCCTGCCGGAAGCGCTGGTGAACTACCTGGCTCTGCTCGGATGGGCTCCGACTGGAGGCACGCGCGAAACGTTTACGCCCAGGGAATTGATCAAAGAGTTCTCGCTGGAGCGTGTGACGCCTTCTCCCGCGGTGTTTGACTTCGAGAAGCTTTATTGGTTGAACCGCCATTACATCAAAGCGGCCGACGCACAGCGCATCGTGGCTTTATCGTTACCGTACTTTTCCAAATCGGGACTTGTGCCGGAGGAGCCCAGCGCTGAGTTGCGCGAGTGGATCGAGAAAGTGATTGCGCTACTCGTCCCATATGTGGATCGTCTCGATCAACTTACCGACAAAGCCAAGCTTTTGTTTGAGTATGACGCCAGCCATGCTGTGTCAGCTGAAGATAATCAGCCGCTGCTGACATCCGATGTTGGTCGCAAGGTGGTTTCAGCGTTCCAAGCCGAAGTGCATGCAAGCAGTAATGGCTTCAGTGCTGAGAGTTTCAAAGCACTCATTAATCGGATTAAAGAAGGGACCGGCGCGAAAGGCAAAGAGCTATTTCACCCCATTCGCATCGTGCTCACGGGCTCGCATTCCGGGCCGGACTTCGACCGCGTGATTCCTCTTATCGAGACGGGCAGCCACCTGAATTTACCGCGCCACGTGATGAGCGTACGTGAAAGGGCAGAAGCCTTTCAGCGAGCGTGGCAGCAATAA
- a CDS encoding shikimate kinase — protein MAGESELVILVGFMGAGKTTVGRELAKVLNWPFYDLDALIEGRTGRTVPALFAEQGEPAYRKLEAQSLRELLQTLEDEPAVIALGGGAFVQETIRQILRDNSASVVHLDVGLEEALHR, from the coding sequence ATGGCAGGCGAATCGGAGCTGGTCATTCTTGTCGGCTTCATGGGAGCCGGCAAGACGACGGTCGGGAGAGAACTGGCAAAGGTCCTGAACTGGCCTTTTTACGACCTCGACGCGCTCATCGAGGGCCGGACCGGTCGCACCGTTCCGGCGCTGTTTGCGGAGCAGGGAGAACCGGCCTACCGCAAGCTGGAAGCGCAATCGCTTCGCGAACTGCTGCAAACGCTCGAAGACGAGCCGGCCGTCATCGCTCTGGGTGGCGGCGCCTTCGTGCAGGAAACGATCCGGCAGATTCTCCGCGACAATTCCGCCTCCGTGGTGCATCTGGACGTTGGCCTCGAAGAGGCGCTGCATCGTT
- a CDS encoding amino acid deaminase produces MNPPHVAERVLQRSPSSALGPLNKGIGLLEHELALDDVPKLGWNLLKEDLSLPAAVISAEKLDHNLKWMQAFASAYGAKLAPHGKTTMAPRLFQRQIDAGAWGITLATAHQSRVAYEHGIRRVLMANQLVGKQNMATVAQMLEDADFEFYCLIDSAENTNQLGTFFRERGLRLNVLVELGVEGGRTGVRNREQLDSVLEALSHWPKTLSLSGLEIYEGILSDERAIRSYLHRALDTARELVSAKRFHREPVILSGAGSAWYDVVADVFGGADVGTATEVVLRPGCYLTHDVGAYRTAQTRILTQNSVAQQMQPALDPALQVWAYVQSIPERDRVIIGMGKRDVAFDAGLPIPALRYHPGWSEPVTPPADWKLTRIMDQHAFLQVEEGADIHVGDMIAFDISHPCLTFDKWRYLCIVDSSYHVVDIVETFF; encoded by the coding sequence ATGAATCCACCCCATGTAGCCGAGAGAGTGCTTCAGCGATCCCCTTCGTCCGCTTTGGGTCCATTGAACAAGGGCATCGGCCTGCTGGAGCATGAACTAGCACTCGACGACGTTCCCAAATTGGGATGGAACCTGCTCAAGGAAGATCTCAGCCTTCCTGCCGCGGTCATCTCCGCAGAGAAACTCGATCACAATCTGAAATGGATGCAGGCATTCGCCTCCGCCTACGGCGCAAAGCTCGCGCCTCACGGCAAAACGACTATGGCGCCTAGGCTCTTCCAGCGGCAAATCGATGCGGGAGCATGGGGCATCACCTTGGCGACGGCTCACCAGTCGCGCGTCGCCTATGAGCACGGAATTCGCCGCGTGCTGATGGCGAATCAGCTCGTAGGCAAGCAAAACATGGCCACCGTCGCGCAGATGCTGGAAGACGCTGATTTCGAGTTCTATTGCCTGATCGACTCTGCCGAGAACACCAATCAACTTGGCACGTTCTTTCGCGAGCGAGGCCTCAGGCTAAACGTGCTGGTCGAGTTAGGCGTCGAGGGCGGCCGTACTGGAGTTCGGAATCGGGAACAACTCGATTCCGTGCTCGAAGCGCTGTCGCATTGGCCAAAGACGTTGAGTCTGAGTGGCCTGGAGATTTACGAAGGCATTCTCAGCGACGAGCGCGCAATCCGCAGCTACCTGCACCGGGCGCTCGATACCGCTCGCGAGCTGGTGAGCGCCAAGCGCTTCCACCGAGAACCAGTGATTCTCTCAGGCGCGGGCTCGGCATGGTATGACGTTGTCGCCGATGTATTCGGCGGCGCCGACGTCGGAACAGCAACCGAGGTGGTTCTTCGTCCCGGCTGTTACCTTACGCACGATGTAGGCGCTTATCGCACTGCACAGACACGAATTCTGACTCAGAATTCGGTAGCCCAGCAAATGCAGCCCGCTCTCGATCCCGCGCTGCAGGTTTGGGCCTACGTGCAGTCAATTCCAGAACGGGACCGAGTGATCATCGGCATGGGTAAGCGTGACGTCGCCTTCGACGCCGGACTGCCGATACCCGCGCTTCGTTACCATCCAGGATGGTCGGAGCCAGTCACACCTCCTGCCGATTGGAAGCTGACGCGCATCATGGATCAGCACGCGTTTCTACAGGTCGAAGAAGGCGCCGATATTCACGTCGGCGACATGATTGCCTTCGATATCTCGCATCCATGTCTTACGTTCGATAAATGGCGCTATCTTTGCATTGTCGACAGTTCCTATCACGTGGTCGATATTGTGGAGACGTTCTTTTAA
- the fabG gene encoding 3-oxoacyl-[acyl-carrier-protein] reductase, with protein sequence MKPLEGRVALVTGASQGIGRACALRLAAQGARVALAARNADKLQQVEAEIAAAGGEAGSFTMDVAQEEQIKSATKAALERFGKIDILVNNAGITRDQLVMRMKRADWEAVLDTNLTGPYLCIQAVIGSMLKQRWGRIINITSIFGQMGQTGQANYSASKAGLIGLTMSVAREVASRNITVNAVAPGWIQTAMTEVLSQELRDTMSKTIPLGRAGTDQEVAHAVCFLASPDSGYITGHVLNVNGGMLMG encoded by the coding sequence ATGAAACCATTGGAAGGTCGTGTAGCACTGGTAACGGGAGCCTCACAGGGGATTGGACGCGCATGCGCTCTGCGTCTAGCTGCGCAGGGAGCGAGGGTCGCACTGGCGGCGCGCAATGCCGACAAGCTCCAGCAAGTGGAAGCCGAGATCGCCGCTGCCGGCGGCGAAGCGGGCAGCTTCACCATGGACGTCGCCCAGGAAGAGCAAATCAAATCTGCCACGAAAGCGGCGCTCGAGCGCTTTGGAAAAATCGACATTCTCGTCAACAACGCCGGCATCACCCGCGATCAACTCGTGATGCGCATGAAGCGCGCCGACTGGGAAGCGGTGCTCGACACCAATCTCACTGGTCCGTATCTGTGCATTCAGGCGGTGATCGGCTCGATGCTCAAGCAACGCTGGGGACGGATCATCAACATCACCAGCATCTTCGGACAGATGGGCCAGACCGGGCAGGCGAACTACTCGGCGTCAAAGGCCGGACTGATCGGGCTCACGATGTCGGTAGCTCGAGAGGTCGCATCGCGAAACATAACCGTAAATGCTGTCGCGCCCGGATGGATCCAAACCGCCATGACCGAGGTTCTGAGCCAGGAGCTGCGCGACACGATGTCGAAGACAATTCCACTTGGACGCGCCGGCACGGACCAGGAAGTAGCGCACGCAGTCTGCTTCCTCGCCTCTCCCGATTCGGGATACATCACCGGCCACGTCCTCAACGTAAACGGCGGAATGCTGATGGGGTAG
- a CDS encoding DUF4337 domain-containing protein — protein MYDDSISQDDVQELHEHAEHAQHDRSLLPVSFSMSVLAVLVAVVTLLGHRAHTEEVVAQIRATDTWAEYQAVNTRRHTYEVFGEFIEITPPKDPAAAQKMHDSFLHQSQQYEDRRKELRSEAEQLEQEVRGDERKANRFDFGEALLEVALVITSITLLTRRRPFWHIGTAIGVLGIVVAATGVFVR, from the coding sequence GTGTACGACGACAGCATCAGCCAGGATGACGTGCAGGAGCTGCACGAGCATGCCGAGCACGCGCAGCATGACCGGTCGCTGCTGCCGGTGAGCTTCAGCATGAGCGTGCTCGCGGTCCTCGTCGCGGTCGTGACCTTGCTCGGTCATCGCGCTCATACCGAGGAAGTCGTCGCGCAAATCAGGGCTACTGACACCTGGGCCGAATATCAGGCGGTGAACACACGCAGACATACTTACGAGGTGTTTGGCGAGTTCATTGAGATCACTCCGCCGAAAGATCCGGCCGCAGCACAGAAGATGCACGACAGCTTTCTTCACCAGAGCCAGCAGTACGAAGATCGACGCAAAGAGCTTCGCAGTGAGGCCGAGCAGCTTGAGCAGGAGGTTCGCGGCGATGAGCGCAAAGCCAATCGTTTCGACTTCGGTGAAGCTCTCCTTGAAGTCGCCCTGGTGATCACTTCCATTACTCTCCTCACGCGGCGCCGGCCGTTTTGGCATATCGGTACTGCGATCGGGGTGCTGGGCATTGTCGTCGCAGCTACCGGAGTGTTCGTGAGGTAG
- a CDS encoding GNAT family N-acetyltransferase — MSAAAETLHRPRVAIVPADNPVRIDAIRELFQEYAESLSFNLCFQSFEQELAALPGEYAPWSGMLLLAQVNDEPAGCVALRRLGANSASEDDEILAELDICEMKRLYVRPQFRGIGVGRELVDAILKCAAAIGYRRMRLDTVPAEMGTAVEMYLRLGFVEIAPYRENPVPGAKYLELDVRAWQATRQNARQT; from the coding sequence ATGAGTGCTGCTGCCGAAACCCTTCATCGGCCGCGAGTTGCGATTGTGCCGGCGGATAATCCTGTTCGCATCGATGCAATCCGCGAACTCTTCCAGGAGTACGCCGAATCGCTCAGCTTCAATTTGTGCTTTCAAAGCTTCGAACAGGAGCTGGCTGCTTTGCCCGGCGAGTACGCGCCTTGGTCGGGAATGCTGCTGCTGGCGCAGGTCAACGACGAGCCCGCAGGATGCGTCGCATTACGCAGGTTGGGCGCGAACTCTGCATCGGAAGACGATGAGATTCTCGCGGAGCTGGATATCTGCGAAATGAAGCGACTGTACGTGCGTCCGCAGTTTCGCGGTATCGGAGTCGGCCGGGAACTCGTAGATGCCATCCTCAAGTGCGCCGCTGCGATCGGGTACCGTCGGATGCGCCTCGATACTGTTCCGGCTGAGATGGGAACTGCGGTAGAGATGTATTTGCGGTTGGGATTCGTTGAGATCGCGCCCTATCGCGAAAATCCTGTTCCCGGAGCGAAATACCTGGAACTTGACGTTCGCGCCTGGCAGGCTACTCGGCAAAACGCGCGACAAACTTAG
- a CDS encoding DUF1801 domain-containing protein encodes MHDGCPVACLGDAPFGYVNVFTSHVNVGFFHGASLPDPTRLLEGSGRFMRHVKLKPGTATDIAALRRLIRVAYSDIKARVENG; translated from the coding sequence CTGCATGATGGCTGCCCAGTCGCATGCCTGGGGGATGCGCCCTTCGGCTATGTCAATGTATTCACTTCCCACGTAAACGTCGGATTCTTTCATGGCGCGTCTCTCCCCGATCCGACTCGCTTGTTGGAGGGTAGCGGAAGGTTCATGCGCCACGTGAAGCTAAAACCCGGAACTGCCACAGACATCGCCGCACTACGCAGGCTGATCCGTGTCGCGTACTCAGACATAAAAGCACGCGTGGAGAATGGCTAG